The following are encoded together in the Paraburkholderia sp. BL10I2N1 genome:
- a CDS encoding OmpW family outer membrane protein has protein sequence MRNYRRKVRSAGMAVCICSAALAGNANSQTAGSFTLATGWLHVAPQGNATPLTVESVGGIAVNKELPGTGAHATSTDTMGITTEYYVTDNIGIATLIGLPLTVNLVGEGALAKYGTLGSTRPIPPAIVLRYHLFAAQSKFRPFVGLGVNYTWFTQVRTTNSQFVTDSLGPGGSAHASLSSSWNPVFEIGANYGSFKSAVGNAAHEACGLSAEKSSLPAMRNSTVRMVLKLAYPRALRLAA, from the coding sequence ATGAGGAATTACAGGAGAAAGGTTCGCTCTGCCGGTATGGCGGTTTGTATCTGCTCGGCTGCGCTTGCTGGTAATGCAAATTCTCAGACGGCTGGAAGCTTTACCCTGGCGACAGGGTGGCTTCACGTCGCGCCACAGGGTAATGCAACGCCGCTTACCGTGGAAAGCGTTGGTGGTATTGCGGTGAATAAGGAATTACCCGGTACCGGGGCGCACGCAACGTCCACGGATACGATGGGAATTACCACCGAGTACTACGTCACCGACAACATCGGCATCGCCACACTCATTGGACTCCCACTGACAGTGAATCTGGTTGGTGAGGGCGCGCTCGCGAAATATGGCACCCTCGGGTCGACGCGGCCGATACCGCCCGCTATCGTCCTTCGATATCACCTGTTTGCGGCCCAGTCGAAATTCCGTCCTTTCGTCGGGTTAGGCGTGAACTATACGTGGTTCACCCAGGTTCGCACGACTAATAGTCAGTTCGTCACTGATAGCCTTGGCCCAGGCGGGTCGGCGCACGCGTCACTCAGTTCATCCTGGAATCCGGTGTTCGAGATCGGGGCAAATTACGGCTCTTTTAAAAGCGCAGTGGGTAATGCGGCTCACGAGGCATGCGGATTGAGTGCTGAGAAGTCGAGTTTGCCCGCGATGAGAAACAGCACGGTGCGCATGGTCTTGAAGCTGGCGTATCCCCGTGCCTTGCGCTTGGCGGCCTGA
- a CDS encoding acyl-CoA synthetase, producing the protein MKGVAQLDDVLAIETQGQLAEFPSSTYEMICRGAAIDPSAPALSFFATADEYANPEHWTYSELMRDITRAANMLTRLGVQQDSVVAYVLPNLPETHFVIWGGEAAGIVCAINPLLEGKAIGELLNASGASVLVTLAPFPGTDLWQKVQSVLHEVPALRDLVLVNLADRMPGEKRFAARMLQRGEYSTLHGEGGVRSVVPSQIQVHDFSTSIARESGVVLSSSRRMSSDDVSSYFCTGGTTGLPKIAMRRHGNEVANAWTAGQFFGESIGPGKTIFCGLPLFHVNAVMVTGLLAFSRGAHVVLGTPAGYRGEGVVKRFWEIVEHYRINFFSGVPTLYGSLLEVPVGEHDISSLEYGLCGAAPMPVELLRTFQHRTGIRILEGYGLTEGTCVSSVNPPLGEHRVGSIGLRVPGQAMKAVVVDETGRYVRECVADEVGQLIISGPNVFIGYARPEQNSGIWIELGDGGRWLNTGDLGRCDADGYFWLTGRKKELIIRGGHNIDPAAIEEALHRHPAVQIAAAVGRPDMHAGELPVAFVQLKPGIAATETELAEFLCGEISERAAFPKGIRIVDAMPLTGVGKIFKPTLKRRETADALRSALVETGVEGATVSIVEDTSRGISIHVELPDAGFELLATSVLGRFPFAFSVSVAASPQSNVDGIAASETHGVPR; encoded by the coding sequence ATGAAAGGCGTCGCACAATTAGACGATGTCCTTGCTATTGAAACGCAGGGACAACTGGCGGAGTTCCCGTCGTCGACTTACGAGATGATCTGCCGCGGCGCGGCCATCGACCCTTCGGCACCCGCGCTTTCGTTCTTCGCCACAGCCGACGAGTACGCGAACCCGGAGCACTGGACTTACAGCGAGCTGATGCGTGATATCACGCGCGCGGCAAACATGCTTACGCGGCTGGGTGTACAGCAAGATTCAGTCGTCGCCTATGTGCTGCCGAATCTGCCCGAGACGCACTTTGTGATCTGGGGAGGCGAAGCGGCCGGGATTGTCTGCGCGATCAACCCGCTGCTTGAAGGAAAAGCCATCGGCGAGCTGCTCAACGCATCAGGCGCCAGCGTGCTCGTCACACTGGCGCCGTTTCCCGGGACTGACCTCTGGCAAAAAGTGCAGTCGGTATTGCACGAGGTTCCCGCCCTAAGAGATCTGGTGCTCGTCAACCTGGCCGACCGGATGCCGGGCGAAAAGCGGTTTGCGGCCCGGATGCTTCAACGAGGCGAGTATTCAACACTGCATGGCGAGGGCGGTGTGCGAAGCGTGGTTCCTTCGCAGATCCAGGTCCACGACTTCAGCACCTCAATCGCACGTGAGTCCGGCGTGGTGCTCAGCAGCTCGCGTCGAATGAGCAGCGATGATGTCTCGTCCTACTTCTGCACCGGCGGCACCACGGGGCTGCCGAAAATTGCGATGCGCCGGCACGGCAACGAGGTGGCCAATGCGTGGACCGCAGGTCAATTCTTCGGCGAAAGCATTGGTCCGGGGAAAACGATTTTTTGTGGATTGCCGCTTTTTCACGTCAACGCCGTGATGGTGACGGGTCTGCTGGCGTTCTCGCGTGGCGCCCACGTCGTCCTCGGCACGCCGGCAGGGTATCGGGGCGAGGGCGTTGTCAAGCGCTTCTGGGAAATTGTCGAGCATTACCGCATCAACTTCTTTAGCGGTGTCCCGACACTCTACGGGTCGCTGCTGGAGGTTCCGGTTGGCGAGCATGACATCAGCTCGCTCGAGTATGGCCTGTGCGGCGCCGCCCCCATGCCGGTCGAATTGCTTCGCACTTTCCAGCATCGTACGGGAATAAGAATTCTCGAAGGCTACGGTCTCACGGAAGGTACCTGCGTAAGCAGCGTTAACCCCCCGCTTGGGGAGCACAGGGTCGGTTCGATTGGTCTTCGTGTCCCGGGTCAGGCAATGAAAGCTGTGGTGGTCGATGAAACCGGCCGGTATGTACGGGAATGTGTCGCGGATGAGGTCGGCCAGCTGATTATCTCCGGCCCTAACGTGTTCATCGGTTATGCGAGGCCGGAGCAGAACAGCGGCATCTGGATCGAGCTGGGTGACGGCGGCCGATGGCTCAATACGGGCGATCTGGGACGCTGCGACGCAGACGGTTACTTCTGGCTCACCGGCAGGAAGAAGGAGCTGATTATCCGGGGTGGACACAACATCGACCCTGCGGCAATCGAAGAAGCACTGCATCGCCATCCCGCAGTCCAGATCGCCGCAGCAGTGGGGCGTCCGGATATGCACGCGGGCGAACTGCCGGTCGCCTTTGTCCAGCTAAAGCCAGGCATAGCGGCAACCGAAACGGAACTGGCCGAGTTCCTGTGTGGCGAGATCAGCGAGCGCGCTGCGTTTCCAAAGGGGATACGGATCGTCGATGCGATGCCTCTGACAGGCGTCGGCAAGATCTTCAAGCCGACGCTGAAACGGCGCGAAACAGCAGACGCCTTACGGTCGGCGCTCGTGGAAACTGGCGTCGAGGGTGCAACCGTTAGTATCGTTGAAGACACCTCGCGCGGGATTTCGATTCACGTCGAACTCCCCGACGCCGGGTTCGAACTATTGGCGACTTCTGTGCTTGGGCGCTTTCCATTCGCGTTTTCGGTCTCTGTCGCGGCGAGTCCGCAGAGCAATGTTGACGGTATCGCAGCGTCAGAGACGCACGGCGTGCCAAGGTAA
- a CDS encoding fumarylacetoacetate hydrolase family protein has translation MAVHVLHYLHQGRAHWGVVANGAITPVPGEFTSTAGFIEANPVEQLLALDGPTIFESEVQWLSPVTANQQFICQGANYRQHMIESGMDPDVKKFNMIFTKATSCIVPANSHVVKPNEVRFLDYEIELGLVLKRDITSRETVTDENLHDYIAGAVIVNDYSARDIQIPQMQFYKGKSYRTFGPVGPYLCLLEKDDISKLKELVLTLTVNGTVRQNDTTTGLVYGPAETLTELSGIHDLRAGDLLATGTPSGCALSIPSPEKQRAAAQLPEAEKWRLFLNLQAERPQYLQVGDVVEANIVSYDRSINLGVQHNVVVQEAA, from the coding sequence ATGGCAGTTCACGTTCTGCATTACCTTCACCAAGGCCGCGCCCATTGGGGCGTGGTTGCTAACGGTGCGATCACGCCGGTTCCCGGCGAGTTCACGTCGACCGCCGGGTTTATCGAGGCCAATCCCGTCGAGCAGCTGCTGGCGCTTGATGGTCCGACGATTTTCGAATCGGAAGTGCAATGGTTGTCGCCCGTGACCGCCAACCAGCAGTTCATCTGTCAGGGCGCGAACTATCGCCAGCATATGATCGAGTCCGGCATGGACCCGGATGTGAAGAAATTCAACATGATCTTCACGAAGGCGACGAGCTGCATCGTTCCGGCCAACTCGCACGTGGTGAAGCCAAACGAGGTGCGATTTCTCGACTACGAAATCGAACTCGGTCTCGTGCTCAAACGCGACATCACGTCCCGTGAAACGGTCACCGACGAGAACCTGCATGATTACATTGCTGGCGCCGTGATCGTCAACGACTACTCCGCGCGCGATATCCAGATTCCGCAGATGCAGTTCTACAAGGGCAAGAGCTATCGCACGTTTGGCCCTGTCGGTCCTTACCTTTGCCTCCTCGAGAAAGACGACATTTCGAAGTTGAAGGAGCTTGTGCTGACGCTGACGGTCAACGGGACCGTCCGGCAGAACGACACCACGACGGGTCTCGTCTACGGTCCGGCGGAGACCTTGACGGAGCTATCCGGCATACACGACCTGCGCGCGGGCGACCTGCTCGCGACGGGCACGCCTTCTGGCTGTGCACTGAGCATACCGTCACCTGAAAAGCAGCGTGCCGCGGCGCAGCTGCCCGAAGCGGAGAAATGGCGGCTTTTCCTGAACTTGCAGGCCGAACGGCCGCAGTATCTGCAGGTAGGGGACGTGGTGGAGGCGAACATCGTCAGCTACGACCGCTCGATCAACCTGGGGGTGCAGCATAACGTCGTTGTCCAAGAGGCAGCATGA
- a CDS encoding VOC family protein — MKLTTAQPARHPNPTAKATALAYLVFERPDLEKAEQFLNDFGLRTVSRDEALLLLRGTGASHFCYVVRKAPKSRFVGFGLQIGSRAALDALAKLPGASEVERSALAGGGYVVRLMDPSGFRVDAIWGQAPASALPHRLPLPFNSVDATVRINGTQRPPERAPEIIGLGHVVLELADYQETCAWYTQHFGFIPSDVQVLPDGSPAVAFMRLDLGDRPADHHTLALAQGFVPTYSHSAYEVVDADAVGMGQRVLRDSGWTHAWGIGRHILGSQIFDYWQDPWGDKHEHYCDGDLFTADAPTGIHAVSREAMAQWGPTMPRSFTKPRFTPASIVALFRNLRRSPDLTLSKLRTLAKIFA, encoded by the coding sequence ATGAAACTGACTACTGCACAGCCGGCCCGTCATCCCAATCCAACGGCGAAAGCAACGGCATTGGCCTATCTGGTATTCGAGCGGCCAGACCTTGAGAAAGCCGAACAGTTTCTCAATGACTTTGGGCTGCGAACCGTATCGCGGGACGAAGCGCTGCTGCTTCTGCGCGGTACGGGCGCTTCGCATTTTTGTTATGTCGTGCGCAAGGCGCCGAAATCCCGGTTCGTTGGCTTCGGATTACAGATCGGCAGCAGGGCCGCGCTCGATGCACTCGCAAAACTGCCTGGCGCGTCAGAGGTCGAACGGTCTGCGCTCGCGGGCGGGGGCTACGTGGTGCGACTGATGGATCCTTCTGGTTTTCGTGTCGATGCAATCTGGGGCCAGGCGCCCGCATCGGCCTTGCCCCATCGGCTGCCGTTGCCATTCAATTCCGTCGATGCCACCGTCCGGATCAACGGGACACAGCGACCGCCCGAGCGGGCGCCGGAAATTATCGGGCTCGGACACGTCGTGCTTGAACTTGCCGACTATCAGGAAACCTGCGCATGGTACACGCAGCATTTCGGTTTCATCCCGAGCGACGTGCAGGTGCTTCCCGACGGCTCGCCCGCCGTCGCGTTCATGCGACTCGATCTCGGGGATAGACCGGCCGATCACCATACGCTCGCCCTTGCACAAGGCTTTGTGCCCACTTACAGCCATAGCGCGTACGAAGTCGTCGACGCGGACGCGGTCGGTATGGGCCAGCGAGTCCTGCGCGATAGCGGATGGACTCACGCATGGGGGATTGGTCGGCACATCCTGGGCAGCCAGATCTTCGACTACTGGCAGGACCCGTGGGGCGACAAGCACGAACACTACTGCGACGGCGACCTCTTTACGGCCGACGCGCCGACCGGGATCCATGCTGTGAGTCGTGAAGCCATGGCGCAATGGGGGCCGACGATGCCGCGCAGTTTCACGAAACCCAGGTTCACGCCCGCGAGCATTGTGGCGCTTTTCAGAAACCTGCGCCGTAGCCCCGACCTGACGCTGAGCAAGTTGCGAACGCTGGCAAAGATTTTCGCCTGA
- a CDS encoding TetR/AcrR family transcriptional regulator, which yields MTNTTNRQTARRSTRAAPVSPTPVVEEREPRGARRKRETRARLLDAALRLMAEKGMEGVAINEITEAADVGFGSFYNHFESKEAIYATLVDNVFEDFAKMLDRLTGGISDPAEVVAVSVRHTVLRARHDPVWGRFLIREGFSARATRRGLGQRLLRDIGNGVAVKRFVVADPFIGFLAVGGTVLSAIAAELNYVAPGATAAGVLEELGFSGEHLPERTAAMLLQTLGLKRAEAEKVAARELPIVEEGVEEN from the coding sequence ATGACGAACACGACAAACCGCCAGACAGCCAGGCGTTCCACGCGCGCGGCGCCCGTCTCCCCGACTCCCGTTGTCGAAGAACGGGAGCCGCGCGGTGCGCGCCGCAAACGTGAAACGCGTGCGCGTCTGCTCGACGCCGCCCTCCGGCTGATGGCCGAAAAGGGCATGGAGGGCGTGGCAATCAATGAAATCACCGAGGCCGCCGACGTGGGCTTTGGCTCGTTCTACAACCACTTCGAGTCGAAGGAGGCGATCTACGCGACGCTTGTCGACAATGTGTTCGAGGATTTCGCGAAAATGCTCGATCGCCTTACTGGCGGCATTTCCGACCCCGCAGAAGTGGTCGCCGTCTCTGTGCGCCATACTGTCCTGCGTGCGCGGCATGATCCCGTGTGGGGACGTTTCCTGATCCGCGAAGGGTTTTCTGCGCGCGCGACCAGACGCGGGCTGGGCCAACGGCTCCTGCGCGACATCGGCAACGGCGTTGCTGTGAAGCGGTTCGTCGTTGCTGACCCGTTCATCGGATTTCTTGCGGTTGGCGGCACGGTTCTCTCTGCCATTGCGGCCGAACTGAACTATGTTGCGCCGGGCGCAACCGCGGCGGGCGTGCTCGAGGAACTCGGCTTCAGCGGCGAGCACCTTCCCGAGCGCACGGCAGCGATGCTGCTGCAAACACTTGGGCTAAAACGCGCGGAGGCGGAAAAGGTGGCAGCGCGTGAACTGCCCATCGTTGAGGAAGGCGTCGAGGAAAATTGA
- a CDS encoding metalloregulator ArsR/SmtB family transcription factor — METNQTIAALAALAHESRLAIFRALVQAGPEGMPAGQIATLLDVAPSSLSFHLKELSHARLVTSRQEGRFVYYCANFETMNGLLAYLTENCCGGNPCSPASACSPSREKQS; from the coding sequence ATGGAAACAAACCAGACCATCGCCGCTCTTGCGGCACTCGCGCACGAGTCACGGCTCGCGATCTTTCGCGCCCTGGTGCAGGCAGGCCCCGAAGGCATGCCCGCAGGTCAGATCGCCACGCTGCTGGATGTCGCGCCGTCGTCCCTTTCCTTCCACCTGAAGGAACTGTCTCATGCGCGGCTCGTCACCAGTCGGCAGGAAGGCCGGTTCGTCTACTACTGCGCAAACTTCGAAACGATGAATGGCCTGCTGGCCTATCTCACCGAGAACTGCTGTGGCGGCAACCCCTGTTCGCCGGCATCAGCGTGTTCTCCCTCCCGGGAGAAGCAGTCATGA
- a CDS encoding ArsI/CadI family heavy metal resistance metalloenzyme encodes MKRFHIHVAVTDLTASIRFYSALFAAKPTVVKSDYAKWMLDDPRVNFAISQRGATPGLDHLGVQVENEAELAEMHDRLKGATLPVDTHMGTACCYAKSNKYWTVDPQGIAWESYHTLNDIPVFGESRNVQNSAPASEVATYCAPSSGKPVGVPVKSSSCC; translated from the coding sequence ATGAAGCGCTTTCACATTCACGTCGCCGTCACGGATCTCACGGCGAGCATCCGTTTCTACTCAGCGTTGTTTGCGGCTAAACCGACCGTCGTCAAGAGCGATTACGCAAAGTGGATGCTCGACGACCCGCGCGTCAATTTCGCAATCTCGCAACGCGGCGCCACGCCGGGCCTGGACCATCTGGGCGTACAGGTCGAAAACGAAGCCGAACTGGCCGAGATGCACGATCGACTCAAAGGCGCGACATTGCCGGTCGACACCCATATGGGTACTGCCTGCTGCTATGCGAAGTCGAACAAGTACTGGACCGTCGATCCGCAGGGCATCGCATGGGAGTCGTATCACACGCTGAATGACATCCCGGTATTCGGCGAGTCGCGTAATGTGCAGAACAGCGCACCTGCTTCTGAAGTCGCAACGTACTGCGCTCCGTCGTCGGGCAAACCGGTCGGTGTTCCGGTCAAGTCTTCGTCGTGCTGCTGA
- a CDS encoding arsenate reductase ArsC has translation MTTNVLILCTHNSARSVLGEAMLNHLASKLGKNVRAFSAGSTPSGRVNPFAIEALTKAGIDVSGYRSKSWDEFAQDGAPQMRIVITVCDSAAAEACPFWPGSPVKVHWGYSDPSNAPGGDEGKRQAFELTRQAIGYRMLQLLELPLDSLSNAELQQALNDILRS, from the coding sequence ATGACGACCAACGTATTGATCCTGTGCACGCACAACTCGGCGCGCAGCGTGCTCGGCGAGGCCATGCTGAATCACCTCGCTTCGAAGCTGGGCAAGAATGTGCGCGCATTCAGCGCGGGCAGCACGCCGAGTGGCCGCGTGAATCCGTTCGCTATCGAGGCGCTGACGAAGGCAGGTATCGACGTCAGCGGCTATCGCAGCAAGAGCTGGGACGAATTCGCGCAGGACGGTGCGCCGCAAATGCGCATCGTCATTACGGTATGCGACAGCGCGGCCGCCGAAGCATGTCCGTTCTGGCCGGGTAGTCCGGTCAAGGTGCACTGGGGCTATTCCGATCCGTCGAACGCACCGGGCGGCGACGAAGGCAAGCGTCAGGCATTCGAGCTGACCCGCCAGGCCATCGGCTATCGCATGCTGCAGTTGCTTGAACTTCCCCTGGACAGTTTGAGCAATGCCGAGCTTCAGCAGGCGCTCAACGACATCCTGCGAAGCTAA
- the arsB gene encoding ACR3 family arsenite efflux transporter gives MNTPDVAASRTTASKPAISFFERYLTIWVALCIVVGILLGQVLPGVFQAIGQMEYAQVNLPVGLLIWVMIIPMLVKVDFGSLHEVRQHIRGIGVTLVVNWLVKPFTMAFLAWLFIKHLFAPMLPAAQLDSYVAGLILLAAAPCTAMVFVWSRLTGGDSLFTLSQVALNDSIMVVAFAPLVGLLLGISAITVPWATLLTSVALYIVIPVILAQILRKVLLARGEVAFEAAMAKIGPWSITALLATLVLLFAFQGEAILKQPLVIVLLAVPILIQVFFNSALAYWLNRAVGEKHNIACPSALIGASNFFELAVATAIGLFGFNSGAALATVVGVLIEVPVMLLVVRIVNRSKSWYECA, from the coding sequence ATGAACACCCCCGACGTTGCCGCTTCGCGGACGACTGCTTCGAAACCGGCCATCAGCTTCTTCGAGCGATACCTGACCATCTGGGTCGCACTGTGCATTGTCGTCGGCATCCTGCTTGGCCAGGTTCTGCCCGGCGTCTTTCAGGCAATTGGCCAGATGGAGTACGCGCAGGTCAACCTCCCGGTCGGGCTGCTGATCTGGGTGATGATCATCCCGATGCTGGTCAAAGTCGATTTCGGTTCGCTGCATGAAGTGCGTCAGCACATCCGGGGTATCGGCGTCACGCTCGTCGTGAACTGGCTGGTCAAACCTTTTACGATGGCGTTCCTCGCCTGGCTATTCATCAAGCACCTGTTCGCACCAATGCTGCCCGCGGCGCAGCTCGACAGCTACGTGGCTGGCCTGATTCTGCTGGCCGCAGCGCCCTGCACGGCAATGGTGTTTGTCTGGAGTCGTCTCACCGGCGGCGACTCGCTCTTCACGCTCTCGCAGGTCGCGCTCAACGACAGCATCATGGTGGTCGCGTTTGCGCCGCTCGTTGGCCTGCTGCTCGGCATTTCCGCGATTACGGTGCCGTGGGCGACGCTGCTCACCTCGGTCGCGCTCTATATCGTCATTCCGGTGATCCTCGCGCAGATCCTGCGCAAGGTGCTACTCGCCAGGGGAGAAGTCGCGTTTGAGGCAGCAATGGCGAAGATCGGTCCCTGGTCGATCACGGCACTGCTCGCGACGCTGGTGCTGCTGTTCGCGTTCCAGGGCGAAGCTATCCTGAAGCAGCCGCTCGTCATTGTGCTACTCGCCGTGCCGATCCTGATCCAGGTGTTCTTCAATTCGGCGCTGGCGTACTGGCTTAACCGGGCGGTCGGCGAAAAGCACAACATTGCATGCCCGTCTGCGCTGATCGGCGCGTCGAACTTCTTCGAGTTGGCGGTCGCCACTGCAATCGGTCTGTTCGGGTTCAACTCCGGCGCTGCGCTCGCGACCGTCGTGGGCGTGCTGATCGAGGTGCCGGTCATGCTGCTCGTCGTGCGCATCGTGAACCGTTCGAAGAGCTGGTACGAGTGCGCCTGA
- the arsH gene encoding arsenical resistance protein ArsH, giving the protein MSDLKTELPQLDPALFHVPDIERLQPAKTSPHPPRILLLYGSLRERSFSRLLSEEAARLLAAMGAEVRTFNPSGLPLPDDAPDTHPKVAELRDLVLWSEGMVWCSPERHGAMTGIMKSQIDWIPLSVGAVRPTQGKTLAVMQVSGGSQSFNAVNQMRVLGRWMRMLTIPNQSSVAKAFMEFDEAGRMKPSAYFDRVVDVIEELVKFTLLTRDIGPYLVDRYSERKESAEELMKRVNQASI; this is encoded by the coding sequence GTGTCTGATCTTAAGACCGAACTGCCGCAGCTTGACCCGGCGCTGTTCCACGTTCCCGACATCGAACGCCTTCAGCCCGCGAAAACCTCACCGCACCCGCCGCGCATCCTGCTGCTCTATGGCTCGCTGCGTGAACGCTCGTTCAGCCGACTGCTGAGCGAAGAGGCCGCGCGCCTCCTCGCGGCGATGGGCGCCGAAGTGCGGACGTTCAACCCGAGCGGCCTGCCACTGCCCGACGATGCACCGGACACTCATCCCAAAGTGGCCGAACTGCGGGACCTGGTGTTGTGGTCGGAAGGCATGGTCTGGTGCTCTCCGGAGCGCCACGGCGCGATGACCGGCATCATGAAATCGCAGATCGACTGGATTCCCCTATCCGTCGGCGCGGTCCGGCCGACGCAGGGCAAGACCCTCGCGGTGATGCAGGTCAGCGGCGGCTCGCAGTCGTTCAACGCGGTCAACCAGATGCGCGTGCTCGGGCGCTGGATGCGCATGCTGACCATCCCGAACCAGTCGTCAGTGGCTAAAGCATTCATGGAGTTCGATGAAGCTGGCCGTATGAAGCCCTCGGCCTACTTTGATCGCGTCGTGGACGTGATAGAAGAGCTGGTGAAATTCACGCTGCTGACCCGCGATATCGGTCCGTATCTGGTCGACCGCTACAGCGAACGCAAGGAAAGCGCCGAGGAACTGATGAAGCGCGTGAACCAGGCCAGTATCTGA
- the arsN2 gene encoding arsenic resistance N-acetyltransferase ArsN2 — MKIRAAKDGDLVAIRSLLATCELPTEDVTTALLPGFLVAVDERGAIVGSVCLESLGADALLRSLAVDLHLRATGLGTFLLQAIEREARACTYASLWLLTTSAQRIFEHRGYSAVDRTNVPREVRETTQFMRLCPSTAVCMRKRIA, encoded by the coding sequence ATGAAAATAAGAGCCGCTAAAGACGGCGATCTTGTAGCGATCAGAAGCCTGCTGGCAACTTGTGAGTTGCCAACCGAGGACGTCACGACTGCACTGCTACCGGGGTTTCTCGTTGCCGTCGACGAACGGGGTGCGATAGTTGGAAGCGTCTGTCTGGAAAGTTTGGGCGCCGACGCGTTGCTCAGATCGCTGGCTGTCGATTTGCATCTACGTGCAACGGGTCTCGGCACGTTTCTGCTTCAGGCGATCGAACGGGAAGCCAGGGCGTGCACCTATGCCAGCTTGTGGTTGCTCACAACGAGCGCGCAGCGCATTTTCGAACATCGCGGCTACAGCGCAGTCGATCGGACCAATGTGCCGCGTGAGGTACGTGAAACCACACAGTTCATGCGACTCTGCCCGTCTACCGCAGTGTGCATGAGAAAGCGCATCGCGTGA
- a CDS encoding transglycosylase SLT domain-containing protein: MTTVIACIAVALSPGNSAHAADASPASGPLAAVSGTAGPDPTPSCADIASVLRSRFHVTRNDSDQIAQAVLSAASRYAIAPVLLLAIIATESGFDRQAISAAGAKGLMQVLPTGHPQVVALNKDLSDPAENVRIGSSILRGYLDATQGDLNLALMRYSGGSKGYARRVALSMRQFAIGLRRG; this comes from the coding sequence GTGACTACAGTGATAGCGTGCATTGCGGTCGCGCTTTCGCCGGGCAATTCCGCACACGCGGCCGACGCATCGCCGGCTTCCGGTCCATTGGCTGCCGTCAGTGGCACGGCCGGCCCAGATCCGACTCCTTCATGTGCCGACATTGCATCGGTGCTGCGCAGCCGGTTCCACGTTACGCGTAACGACTCGGATCAGATTGCGCAAGCCGTTCTGAGCGCAGCTAGCCGTTATGCGATTGCGCCCGTTCTCCTGCTCGCCATCATTGCGACAGAATCGGGATTCGACCGTCAGGCGATCAGCGCGGCTGGTGCGAAAGGCCTCATGCAGGTTCTGCCGACCGGCCATCCGCAGGTGGTCGCGCTGAACAAGGATTTGTCCGACCCCGCCGAGAACGTGCGCATCGGCTCTTCGATCCTTCGTGGTTATCTCGACGCGACGCAAGGCGATCTGAATCTGGCATTAATGCGCTACAGCGGCGGCAGCAAGGGCTACGCGCGTCGCGTCGCGCTCAGTATGCGGCAGTTCGCGATCGGTCTGCGCAGGGGGTGA
- a CDS encoding GNAT family N-acetyltransferase, translating into MTLHAPDRYSPCELYRNADIASMRQFGVDPAWQTRGIGTLLLAFADHWAATRSYAELALDTPQPAMHLLAFYRSQGFRIADFMRFDGKCYDSAILSKPAIAARTLATWSHRLQLPRHAVARVA; encoded by the coding sequence ATGACGCTCCATGCGCCGGATCGCTATTCGCCGTGCGAACTGTATCGGAACGCAGACATCGCCAGCATGCGACAGTTCGGCGTGGATCCGGCATGGCAGACGCGGGGTATCGGGACGCTGCTGCTGGCCTTTGCAGATCATTGGGCGGCGACGCGGAGTTATGCGGAACTGGCGCTAGACACGCCACAGCCCGCTATGCATCTGCTTGCGTTTTACCGCAGCCAAGGCTTCCGTATCGCGGACTTCATGAGGTTCGACGGCAAATGCTACGACAGCGCAATCCTGAGCAAGCCCGCGATTGCCGCACGCACGCTTGCGACCTGGTCGCACCGGCTTCAACTGCCGCGCCACGCCGTGGCCCGTGTGGCATGA